The following are encoded together in the Dehalococcoidales bacterium genome:
- a CDS encoding YkgJ family cysteine cluster protein: MGITENLIWMCDINARFDEHVKELYKREPFWRLCSTCPDGHCCSKVIFPVLNRKGNPFLAEDWWMMLEYARDHFSAADRSQLYQNIVSSRSSCIFLFGNRCRIHPSRPLACRFYPYSISFHINHYRYPVGEIALPSCPTYASRFGIQTDTMYVQKPPIMCRDDQNHNLIKVKLKKRKPLWVLDASEFVKEYDYQLNNREKIMPPWDELLELAAETGGAECSILPYYVDKVIFPSQP; the protein is encoded by the coding sequence ATGGGAATTACTGAAAACCTGATCTGGATGTGCGATATCAATGCGCGGTTCGACGAACATGTAAAGGAACTTTATAAAAGAGAACCTTTCTGGCGATTGTGCTCGACATGCCCGGATGGCCATTGTTGCAGTAAAGTCATATTCCCTGTTCTAAACCGAAAAGGCAATCCGTTTTTAGCTGAAGACTGGTGGATGATGCTGGAATATGCAAGAGATCACTTTAGTGCGGCGGACAGAAGCCAGCTTTACCAAAACATTGTATCCAGCCGAAGTTCTTGCATATTTCTTTTTGGGAACCGTTGTCGTATCCACCCATCCCGCCCCTTGGCATGCCGGTTTTATCCGTATTCCATCTCTTTTCATATTAATCATTATCGATATCCAGTCGGAGAGATTGCGCTACCATCCTGCCCAACTTACGCTTCCAGATTTGGTATTCAAACCGATACAATGTATGTACAAAAGCCACCTATTATGTGTCGTGACGATCAAAATCATAATCTTATAAAAGTAAAACTTAAAAAACGGAAGCCTTTATGGGTGCTGGACGCTAGTGAATTTGTAAAAGAGTATGATTATCAATTAAACAATCGCGAGAAAATTATGCCTCCGTGGGATGAGTTACTGGAATTAGCTGCTGAAACCGGCGGTGCAGAGTGTTCAATACTGCCATATTATGTAGATAAGGTGATTTTTCCTTCACAACCGTAA
- a CDS encoding FAD binding domain-containing protein, whose amino-acid sequence MDNITHINVSSLSQATAELAKGKAEVVAGGTDLMTCLKGFISDNLPEVIVNIKTIPDLVYIREDGGMLKIGALTTLTAIANSSIVKEKYTALAQAALAVGSPELRNMGTIGGNICQKPRCIYYRNEFNDFKCLRKDPQGICNALTGVNRYHSIFGAIDGCVAPCPSDTAPALVAFKAKIVTTKKVWEATEFFGNNGEKINNLDDDEIITEIQIPAPATGTKSAYKKFAFRKAIDFPLVSAAAVISSSDASIVLGGVYGIPRIATAAQDSIKGKTINAANAEAAGNAAATGAVPLPPNNANKYKGQVIIALVKRAILACA is encoded by the coding sequence ATGGATAATATAACTCACATCAATGTTAGCTCACTATCTCAAGCAACTGCCGAATTAGCGAAAGGCAAGGCTGAAGTCGTCGCCGGTGGAACCGATCTGATGACTTGTCTTAAAGGTTTCATTAGTGATAATCTGCCCGAAGTAATAGTGAACATCAAAACAATACCTGATCTTGTTTATATTCGCGAAGATGGCGGTATGCTCAAGATCGGGGCCCTTACAACGCTTACAGCTATTGCCAACTCGAGTATAGTAAAAGAAAAATACACCGCTTTAGCCCAGGCGGCATTAGCAGTCGGGTCTCCAGAACTTAGAAACATGGGCACAATCGGAGGAAATATCTGCCAGAAACCGCGTTGTATATACTATCGCAATGAATTTAACGACTTCAAATGCTTGCGAAAGGACCCGCAAGGTATTTGTAATGCTCTTACAGGTGTGAATCGATATCATTCAATATTCGGAGCCATAGACGGCTGTGTTGCTCCCTGCCCTTCGGATACCGCTCCGGCATTAGTGGCCTTTAAGGCAAAAATCGTCACCACAAAGAAAGTCTGGGAAGCGACCGAATTTTTTGGTAACAATGGAGAGAAGATCAACAATTTGGATGATGATGAAATAATCACCGAGATTCAAATACCTGCTCCGGCAACGGGAACAAAAAGCGCCTATAAAAAGTTTGCGTTCAGAAAAGCAATTGATTTTCCTCTGGTCAGTGCCGCAGCAGTTATCAGCAGCAGTGATGCAAGCATTGTGCTGGGAGGAGTCTATGGGATCCCGCGCATTGCCACTGCCGCGCAAGATTCCATTAAGGGAAAAACAATCAATGCTGCCAATGCAGAAGCAGCCGGTAATGCCGCTGCCACAGGCGCCGTGCCTCTGCCGCCAAACAACGCAAATAAATACAAGGGCCAGGTTATAATTGCGTTGGTAAAGAGAGCAATATTGGCATGCGCATAG
- a CDS encoding molybdopterin-dependent oxidoreductase, with translation MALTPFNILGSSETYEHKTYPLLLGKAEFTEDYLSGKKLWGACKHATETHAKIKSINAQKALAVPGVKAILTYEDSPTIFSSDVLFWGQPIVGIVADDWYKALRVINLIDVEYELLPAITGPDEAFELGDDAPLSGKRANTNIALANFDRGNIEAGFSAADTTLTCEQYWTPTHQHAPIEQYIATAYWLNDHCYVYQSSQNLHGNQSAVVNYLETTSNKVHSIARYCSTGHGARLSNWEAGVAALMSKAVGGAPVCFKCTKKHSMLFRIRQHDHRSKYTWGAKSDGTITAVDVEYFTNGTGAGINPCLQHTFNIPHVKWRGKGAYINVPDRGAWRCVSDPPNGVNISAALDKLATHLDINPYEIRKKNLMPVDMRALDSPNWYYGAKEVNECFETVAQASGYVSKWHKPGENNVMADGRLHGIGIHCHHDSHGTVNGIARGALVLMKADGTCVFELGGTGIHNAPAEARHFVAEVMGMNYEDVQCGDYGNSDVTLDGGMHGGSTFTGGLSSMVNAARDAREKVFAKAILKAPFKDIPGIKITDLDAKNSEIFYKNDDTKRMTYRTAMSGTPPIAGYGTGWASTSADNGGGLQRELFGLPVGTLVNCNSGCASVAEVAVDPETGQVEVLEHWNSVGTGRIVFRKGVENQMGSGTEQMINQALFYGDIYDPLTGAVISSQYTEAQFLTTMDCKPSKHHLLPVEGDDAAGPLGAHGIGEPCVGSYASIICAIYNATGKWVDTDHGCANPDRVLKALGKG, from the coding sequence ATGGCCTTAACGCCCTTCAATATACTGGGAAGCTCCGAAACCTACGAGCATAAAACGTATCCACTTTTACTAGGAAAAGCGGAATTTACTGAAGACTATTTATCAGGTAAAAAGCTTTGGGGGGCATGTAAACATGCAACCGAAACTCATGCCAAAATAAAAAGTATAAATGCTCAAAAAGCCCTGGCTGTGCCAGGGGTTAAAGCAATCCTGACTTATGAAGACTCCCCTACAATATTCAGTAGCGATGTACTGTTCTGGGGGCAGCCAATTGTTGGCATTGTAGCCGATGACTGGTATAAAGCTTTGCGCGTTATCAATCTGATTGACGTGGAGTATGAGCTTTTGCCTGCAATAACTGGTCCGGATGAAGCGTTCGAACTTGGTGATGACGCCCCCCTGAGTGGCAAGCGGGCAAATACCAACATTGCACTCGCCAATTTTGACCGAGGCAATATCGAAGCAGGTTTCTCAGCAGCCGACACAACCCTAACATGTGAACAGTATTGGACACCAACTCACCAACACGCGCCAATCGAGCAGTACATTGCTACAGCATATTGGCTCAACGATCATTGTTACGTATATCAATCTTCACAAAACTTGCACGGCAACCAGAGTGCAGTGGTAAACTATTTGGAAACTACGTCAAATAAAGTGCACTCTATTGCGAGATATTGCAGCACTGGCCATGGTGCACGCCTTTCTAACTGGGAGGCAGGAGTGGCTGCACTCATGTCTAAAGCAGTTGGTGGTGCTCCGGTTTGCTTTAAATGCACCAAGAAACACAGCATGCTTTTCCGTATTCGCCAGCATGATCATCGTTCCAAATATACCTGGGGTGCAAAATCAGATGGTACTATCACGGCTGTAGATGTTGAGTATTTTACAAATGGTACCGGCGCCGGTATTAATCCTTGCTTACAGCACACATTCAACATTCCACATGTAAAGTGGCGTGGCAAGGGTGCCTATATAAATGTACCGGATAGAGGGGCATGGCGCTGCGTCTCTGACCCGCCAAATGGTGTAAACATTAGCGCTGCCTTGGATAAACTTGCCACCCATCTCGACATTAACCCGTATGAAATACGAAAGAAAAATTTGATGCCTGTAGATATGCGTGCTCTTGATTCGCCCAATTGGTATTATGGTGCCAAAGAGGTCAATGAGTGTTTTGAAACTGTGGCTCAAGCAAGTGGATATGTTTCCAAATGGCATAAACCCGGTGAAAACAATGTCATGGCCGACGGCAGACTGCACGGCATCGGCATACACTGCCATCATGATAGCCACGGGACTGTAAACGGCATAGCTAGAGGCGCTTTAGTCCTGATGAAAGCAGATGGGACATGCGTTTTTGAATTAGGCGGCACAGGAATTCACAACGCCCCCGCCGAAGCCAGGCATTTCGTTGCTGAAGTTATGGGCATGAACTATGAAGACGTGCAATGTGGTGATTACGGGAACAGTGATGTAACCCTTGATGGCGGCATGCACGGTGGCTCAACATTCACCGGTGGACTATCGTCTATGGTAAATGCAGCCAGAGATGCCAGAGAAAAAGTGTTTGCTAAAGCCATTCTCAAAGCGCCTTTCAAGGATATTCCGGGAATCAAGATTACTGATTTGGATGCTAAAAATAGTGAAATATTTTACAAGAATGACGACACCAAGCGGATGACGTATCGGACTGCTATGTCCGGCACCCCGCCAATTGCTGGTTATGGGACAGGCTGGGCTTCAACAAGCGCTGACAACGGAGGCGGTTTACAGCGGGAGCTTTTCGGGCTACCAGTCGGCACGCTAGTAAATTGCAATAGCGGTTGTGCTTCAGTTGCTGAAGTTGCAGTGGATCCTGAAACCGGCCAAGTTGAGGTTCTCGAACACTGGAATTCCGTTGGTACTGGCCGTATCGTCTTCCGGAAAGGCGTTGAAAACCAGATGGGATCAGGCACTGAACAGATGATTAACCAGGCCTTGTTCTATGGTGATATCTATGATCCCCTTACTGGAGCGGTTATCAGCAGCCAATATACTGAAGCACAGTTTCTTACAACCATGGATTGCAAGCCAAGCAAACACCATTTATTGCCAGTTGAAGGTGATGATGCTGCCGGGCCGCTTGGGGCTCATGGTATTGGAGAACCCTGTGTTGGCAGTTACGCTTCAATAATTTGCGCAATCTATAATGCTACCGGTAAGTGGGTTGATACTGATCATGGCTGTGCCAACCCGGACAGAGTACTCAAAGCATTAGGCAAGGGTTAG
- a CDS encoding 2Fe-2S iron-sulfur cluster-binding protein, which translates to MPENEISQVSRRQFLKNAGIIVGGTAVGSSFILSACKDREIEVTKEVTKTVQVTTVKATFVCPVCSQEFDSISALASHLDSAHPGEVETITKFVCPFDNTEFGSISELKTHIESEHLVAEPLDPSIVTLNVNGVNYLLRVNNHETLAWTLREQLGLTGTKIGCDMGQCGACTVLADGVPIYACLKLSREAEGIQIETVEGISDGHELSPLQSKFQKIDAVQCGYCTPGFLMAAKGLLNVKPNPTEDEVRLALSGHICSCGNFKKTIEAVKGGV; encoded by the coding sequence ATGCCTGAAAATGAAATAAGCCAAGTATCAAGAAGGCAATTTCTAAAAAATGCAGGAATCATTGTTGGAGGTACTGCTGTTGGGTCATCCTTTATCTTATCTGCATGCAAAGACAGAGAGATAGAGGTCACAAAAGAAGTTACCAAAACAGTTCAGGTTACAACAGTAAAAGCTACTTTTGTTTGCCCTGTTTGTAGCCAGGAATTCGATTCAATCAGCGCGCTGGCATCGCACCTTGATTCTGCTCACCCTGGTGAAGTAGAGACCATTACCAAGTTTGTGTGCCCCTTTGATAATACTGAATTTGGATCGATTTCTGAACTGAAAACGCATATAGAAAGTGAACATCTGGTTGCAGAGCCGCTTGATCCTTCAATCGTAACACTCAATGTCAATGGAGTAAATTACCTATTAAGGGTAAACAACCATGAAACATTAGCCTGGACTCTGAGGGAGCAGTTAGGCCTTACTGGTACTAAAATAGGTTGTGACATGGGGCAATGTGGTGCTTGCACAGTTTTGGCGGACGGAGTGCCAATATATGCTTGCCTTAAGCTGTCACGCGAGGCTGAAGGAATTCAGATAGAGACCGTTGAAGGGATATCAGACGGGCACGAGCTCAGTCCCTTGCAAAGTAAATTCCAAAAAATCGATGCCGTTCAGTGTGGTTATTGCACTCCAGGATTTTTAATGGCGGCTAAAGGTCTTCTTAATGTAAAGCCCAATCCGACCGAAGATGAAGTACGACTTGCTCTCTCTGGGCATATATGCTCATGCGGAAACTTCAAGAAAACCATAGAAGCCGTTAAAGGAGGTGTATAA
- a CDS encoding response regulator transcription factor: MNESETNNGLQIIIVHPTEIVRLGLCALFEKCEYLVYRSFEACDSLFSQLKWFPNALILVHHSLCQHQGSIRKVIEHTGATIALIASSDLAHNDSFQDLSEKIEEGVTGFIDLNEPLHIFLSKIEDIASGSFVISKSFVSQLTEKNVPNYKDINEILNDRELEILDLVANGSTNKEIGQKLYISEHTVKSYISQILTKLDLKNRQQAAVYLIKNRMDV, encoded by the coding sequence ATGAATGAGAGTGAAACCAATAATGGTCTCCAGATTATTATCGTTCATCCAACTGAAATCGTCAGGCTTGGATTATGTGCTCTATTTGAAAAGTGCGAGTATTTGGTATATCGCTCATTTGAAGCTTGTGACTCTCTTTTTAGCCAACTAAAATGGTTTCCTAATGCGCTTATTTTGGTGCACCACTCACTCTGCCAGCATCAAGGAAGTATTCGTAAAGTAATTGAGCATACCGGAGCAACAATTGCCCTGATAGCATCCAGCGATTTAGCTCATAATGACAGCTTTCAGGATTTATCAGAAAAAATTGAAGAAGGCGTTACTGGTTTCATCGATTTAAATGAACCTTTGCACATATTCCTCTCTAAAATTGAAGATATCGCTTCGGGCAGTTTTGTTATTTCAAAAAGCTTTGTCAGCCAGCTTACCGAAAAAAACGTTCCGAATTACAAAGACATCAATGAAATCCTTAATGACAGAGAATTGGAAATTCTGGACCTGGTTGCCAATGGGAGTACAAATAAGGAGATTGGGCAAAAGCTATATATTTCAGAGCATACAGTCAAATCATATATTAGCCAGATTCTCACCAAGCTTGATCTTAAAAACAGGCAGCAAGCTGCTGTATATTTAATCAAAAACAGAATGGACGTATAG
- a CDS encoding transposase: protein MKSKATVWFLERTTKYFQEVFPNNKAVIRLIESVLLEQQDEWEIGRRYFSLESMNKTLEGTIDEPLLLVVEA from the coding sequence TTGAAATCAAAAGCCACCGTGTGGTTTCTTGAAAGAACAACAAAATACTTTCAGGAGGTATTTCCCAACAACAAGGCAGTCATAAGGCTTATCGAATCAGTGCTGTTGGAACAGCAGGATGAATGGGAAATTGGCAGGCGGTACTTTTCGCTGGAATCAATGAACAAGACCCTGGAGGGAACCATAGATGAGCCATTGCTGTTGGTAGTAGAGGCATAA
- a CDS encoding reductive dehalogenase, whose product MKKYHSTVTRRDFLKALGLGGAGAGLASILPPFTNQPIRDLDELMSLPIAGMKRPSWVKTVEKPTVEIDWPTIERFDYHHVMWAAGLKRALGSQQYDQVFVDGRVNRRQWIADNKPGSRLQDVAMKEANHYAPVSFIGPQTSPTPESLQVPRYEGTPEENARLVTAFMRLHGASHVGFVELDTDTTEKLIYSYDTGSGEKQGPRLDILDYDVPVENLAEGYRIIPKKARWVIVYTLRMADELMKRPITEVGDRSHYYMYNLKSLLQGQLQNFMRTLGYMCLGEAANFNALGVHTGFAVMAGLGEMSRVGHTITPEYGLQQRVQIVITDLPLPSGKPIDFGLHVFCKTCKKCADHCPAKAINPATEPTWDNGGLFYRAIGIKRWWLNEPLCNAYIRRVNGCATCFAVCPFSKRHNMSYNDLFRRSVASNPAMNRFWRKADDFFYGSGIHSDSNKFWELDLPPFGYD is encoded by the coding sequence ATGAAAAAATATCACTCTACCGTCACGCGCAGAGATTTCCTAAAGGCGCTTGGGCTTGGTGGAGCAGGTGCTGGGCTGGCATCAATTCTTCCCCCTTTCACCAACCAGCCAATCAGAGACCTTGATGAGCTGATGTCGCTTCCAATTGCCGGCATGAAAAGACCTTCCTGGGTAAAAACCGTTGAGAAACCAACTGTTGAAATCGATTGGCCCACTATAGAACGTTTTGATTACCACCATGTTATGTGGGCAGCGGGCTTAAAGCGAGCGCTAGGGTCGCAACAATATGACCAGGTTTTTGTAGATGGCCGGGTAAACCGCAGGCAATGGATTGCAGACAATAAGCCCGGCTCCAGGTTACAGGACGTGGCCATGAAAGAAGCTAACCATTACGCTCCTGTATCATTTATAGGGCCACAGACATCACCCACTCCGGAAAGCCTTCAAGTACCTCGTTACGAAGGAACGCCAGAAGAAAATGCTCGGCTGGTAACAGCCTTTATGCGCCTTCATGGAGCAAGCCACGTCGGCTTTGTTGAGCTGGATACTGATACCACCGAAAAACTTATATATTCTTACGATACTGGATCAGGAGAGAAGCAGGGTCCCCGTTTAGATATACTTGATTATGACGTGCCGGTAGAAAATTTGGCAGAAGGTTATCGGATCATACCCAAAAAAGCCAGATGGGTTATCGTATATACTCTTAGAATGGCCGATGAGCTTATGAAGAGGCCAATTACAGAAGTGGGAGATAGATCTCACTACTATATGTATAACCTCAAGTCTCTTCTGCAGGGGCAGCTGCAAAATTTCATGCGGACACTTGGTTATATGTGCCTTGGGGAAGCCGCCAACTTTAACGCTTTGGGTGTACATACCGGTTTTGCTGTAATGGCAGGCTTGGGAGAAATGAGCCGAGTTGGGCATACAATAACTCCTGAATATGGACTGCAGCAAAGGGTTCAAATTGTAATTACCGATCTTCCTTTACCGTCCGGAAAGCCAATCGATTTTGGATTACATGTATTTTGTAAAACCTGTAAAAAATGTGCGGATCATTGTCCGGCGAAAGCCATCAATCCTGCAACGGAACCAACATGGGATAACGGTGGGCTTTTTTATCGAGCCATCGGGATAAAACGCTGGTGGTTAAATGAACCTCTTTGCAACGCATATATCAGAAGGGTAAATGGTTGTGCAACCTGCTTTGCAGTATGCCCATTCTCAAAACGCCATAACATGTCATACAATGATTTATTCAGGAGGAGCGTAGCTTCTAATCCAGCTATGAACAGATTCTGGCGCAAAGCGGATGATTTCTTCTACGGAAGCGGCATTCACAGTGATTCCAACAAGTTTTGGGAGCTTGATTTACCGCCTTTTGGATATGATTGA
- a CDS encoding dehalogenase translates to MFLSGMLIGMAVLGLVVFIVIKSIPVRWYEWLLGTLGLGLLLFSLQNTVSAGQEYWPGAPLIFFLVFGIPALLMIGIAIGLSVFRILKSNHANADNNITGK, encoded by the coding sequence ATGTTTTTATCAGGAATGCTGATAGGCATGGCAGTCCTCGGACTGGTAGTGTTCATTGTAATTAAGAGTATCCCTGTTCGCTGGTACGAATGGCTATTGGGAACGCTCGGTCTTGGATTATTGCTATTTTCATTACAAAACACGGTTTCTGCAGGCCAGGAATACTGGCCAGGCGCACCTTTAATATTCTTTTTAGTTTTTGGTATTCCAGCATTATTGATGATTGGTATTGCCATTGGATTGTCAGTTTTCAGGATCCTAAAGTCTAATCATGCAAACGCTGATAACAATATAACCGGTAAATGA
- a CDS encoding radical SAM protein, with protein sequence MKVYHLAYDKAAASVNIHFWTKCSFNCRSCYVPYNHLDFGLFDDPLSIMHGDKIKKPDQQFLSVIRVMELLQPHVIKSAVFMGTEPSLDTEMPKLAKLLHIEHGSYNILLTNGYYLPDISHINEIIISIKAMTPSIHQNYTGKSNQLVLDNFKSIYASGTKVQVETVFIPGLIEEVEIENIANFIAKTDENIPLRIDAYFPVGNSEWPAAENIQVQKAAENARRYLKNVNCLTLDMKRIGEKSVRLY encoded by the coding sequence ATGAAAGTCTATCACCTGGCTTATGACAAAGCAGCAGCTTCGGTAAACATCCATTTTTGGACCAAATGCAGTTTCAATTGCCGTTCTTGTTACGTACCATATAACCACCTCGACTTCGGTTTGTTTGATGATCCTTTATCTATCATGCACGGCGATAAGATAAAAAAACCTGATCAACAGTTTCTTTCTGTAATACGTGTGATGGAATTGCTGCAACCACATGTAATAAAAAGCGCAGTATTTATGGGAACAGAACCATCGCTTGACACTGAAATGCCGAAACTGGCGAAACTATTGCATATAGAGCATGGCAGTTATAACATACTTCTTACCAATGGTTATTATCTTCCAGATATATCACACATCAATGAAATAATAATTTCCATAAAAGCAATGACGCCATCAATTCACCAAAATTACACAGGTAAATCCAACCAACTTGTACTTGATAATTTTAAATCTATATATGCTTCAGGAACCAAGGTACAGGTCGAAACCGTTTTCATTCCTGGTCTGATTGAAGAAGTTGAAATTGAAAATATAGCTAATTTTATTGCCAAAACTGATGAAAATATTCCCCTCAGAATTGATGCATATTTTCCTGTCGGTAATAGCGAGTGGCCTGCCGCAGAGAATATACAAGTACAAAAAGCAGCTGAAAACGCCAGGCGCTACCTTAAAAATGTAAATTGCCTTACTCTTGATATGAAACGCATCGGGGAAAAATCCGTAAGGTTATACTGA